A genomic region of Catalinimonas niigatensis contains the following coding sequences:
- a CDS encoding ferritin-like domain-containing protein, with translation MSNATINFNQKGASPDPNNNRSRRSFLKYGGASLATAGILLSGCEEFYDYLPQKPKPKPDEISLGTGDIGVLNYAYALEQLEAAFYTLVISANCDFSQEEQTILMDLYKHEVVHREFFKAVLADKAIPALEFDFSAIDFSSRSSILGAAKTFEDLGVAAYNGAGKLLENPDFLLIAGKIVSVEARHAAAIRSVFDDDPTSFAGDDVIDENGLDRAFTTDVVLKAASDFIVTKIDGSDLPTS, from the coding sequence ATGTCCAATGCTACTATCAATTTTAATCAAAAAGGTGCAAGTCCCGACCCGAATAACAATAGGTCACGAAGATCATTCCTGAAATACGGGGGAGCTTCCTTGGCTACTGCGGGTATCCTGCTTTCCGGCTGCGAAGAGTTTTATGATTATCTGCCACAAAAGCCCAAGCCAAAGCCGGATGAAATAAGCTTAGGTACCGGCGATATTGGTGTTTTGAATTATGCTTATGCACTTGAGCAATTAGAAGCCGCTTTTTATACCCTGGTCATTTCGGCCAATTGCGACTTTTCGCAGGAGGAGCAAACCATCCTGATGGATTTGTACAAGCATGAAGTAGTGCACCGGGAATTTTTTAAAGCTGTGCTGGCTGACAAAGCGATTCCAGCATTGGAATTTGACTTTAGTGCCATAGACTTTAGCAGCAGAAGCAGCATACTTGGTGCAGCCAAAACTTTTGAGGACCTGGGAGTGGCCGCCTACAATGGCGCGGGTAAGCTGCTGGAAAATCCCGACTTTCTCCTGATTGCAGGCAAGATCGTGTCGGTAGAAGCACGTCACGCGGCGGCTATCCGTTCGGTGTTTGATGATGATCCTACCTCCTTTGCCGGAGATGATGTGATAGATGAAAATGGACTGGACAGAGCATTTACGACGGATGTAGTGCTCAAAGCCGCTTCGGATTTTATTGTCACAAAAATTGATGGTAGCGATCTACCTACTTCCTAA
- a CDS encoding fumarylacetoacetate hydrolase family protein → MKIYNTRSGIIIEQKGEYFLNKTQAWDQLVNQDNLYDRLVEQLSQFETIDESANYLDGILLPPLGTQEVWGSGVTYYRSRDARMEESKDAGGGDFYDRVYDAARPELFFKAPYYRVVGNRDHVRIRRDSKWDVPEPEMTLFITSSGKIQGYTVGNDMSSRSIEGENPLYLPQAKSYNGSTSIGPCLFVPEKSLAMDTVISIEILRNGAQVFAGDTSIDQMKRGFSELVEYLFRECDFPQGVYLMTGTGIIPSHDFTLQSGDEIRISVEPIGTLINFVAGNPVK, encoded by the coding sequence ATGAAAATTTACAATACCCGTTCCGGTATTATCATTGAACAAAAAGGAGAATATTTTCTTAACAAGACACAGGCTTGGGACCAGCTTGTCAATCAGGATAATCTATATGACCGGCTAGTAGAGCAATTATCTCAGTTTGAAACAATAGATGAATCCGCTAATTACCTTGATGGTATATTACTTCCTCCGTTGGGTACTCAGGAAGTATGGGGATCAGGCGTTACCTACTATCGTAGCCGGGATGCCAGAATGGAAGAGTCCAAAGACGCGGGAGGAGGTGATTTTTACGACAGAGTGTACGATGCAGCACGTCCCGAACTTTTTTTTAAGGCGCCCTATTATCGGGTAGTAGGAAACCGTGACCACGTACGTATTCGCAGAGACTCAAAATGGGATGTACCAGAGCCGGAGATGACTCTATTTATAACATCTTCAGGCAAAATTCAGGGCTATACTGTAGGCAATGACATGAGTTCACGCAGTATAGAAGGCGAAAATCCTTTGTATCTGCCTCAGGCCAAGAGCTATAACGGAAGTACTTCTATTGGGCCCTGTCTTTTTGTTCCGGAAAAGTCGCTGGCTATGGATACAGTGATTAGTATTGAAATTCTGAGAAACGGAGCACAGGTATTTGCCGGAGATACTTCTATTGATCAAATGAAAAGGGGATTTTCCGAACTTGTGGAGTATCTTTTTCGTGAATGTGATTTTCCACAAGGCGTATATCTGATGACAGGGACTGGTATTATCCCATCTCACGATTTTACCCTACAGTCGGGAGATGAGATAAGGATTAGTGTTGAGCCTATAGGAACGCTCATCAATTTTGTGGCCGGCAATCCGGTAAAATAA
- a CDS encoding alpha/beta fold hydrolase — MKHTLFFLLYFFTAFFTLHAQDVRPLGIALENFDYPFPVDYIQLELQGEPLKMAYMDVQPEQANGKTVMLLHGKNFCGAYWEQTARDLSEAGYRVIIPDQIGFGKSSKPVDLQYTFHLLAQNTKKLLDSLGVDKTSVLGHSMGGMVATRFVLMYPEVVDKFILENPIGLEDWKVKVPYHSVEYWYEQELKKDYESIRQYQLQSYYDGKWQPKYDRWVNMLAGWTLSPQYPRVAWNAALTYDMIFTQPVVYEFEHVEAPTLLIIGQRDRTALGKNWVSEEVKQTLGNYPALGKATAEKIPNAQLVELDNVGHLPHIEAYDKFIEPLISFLNE; from the coding sequence ATGAAACATACTTTATTTTTTCTTCTATACTTTTTCACAGCATTTTTTACCCTACATGCACAGGATGTAAGACCGCTGGGCATCGCTTTAGAAAATTTTGACTATCCTTTTCCGGTAGATTATATACAATTAGAGTTGCAGGGCGAGCCTCTTAAAATGGCTTATATGGATGTGCAGCCTGAGCAGGCCAATGGCAAGACCGTCATGCTATTGCATGGTAAAAACTTTTGTGGTGCTTACTGGGAGCAAACTGCCCGTGACCTCAGCGAGGCAGGTTATCGGGTGATTATCCCTGATCAGATTGGCTTTGGTAAATCTTCCAAGCCGGTAGATTTGCAGTACACTTTTCATCTATTAGCGCAAAACACCAAAAAGCTACTGGATAGCCTGGGCGTAGACAAGACTTCGGTCCTGGGTCATTCTATGGGCGGCATGGTGGCTACCCGCTTTGTGTTGATGTATCCTGAAGTTGTAGATAAATTTATTCTGGAGAATCCTATCGGCTTAGAAGACTGGAAAGTAAAAGTACCTTACCATTCGGTTGAGTACTGGTATGAGCAGGAGCTTAAAAAAGATTATGAAAGTATCAGGCAGTATCAGTTGCAAAGCTATTATGATGGCAAGTGGCAACCCAAATACGATCGCTGGGTCAATATGCTGGCAGGATGGACGCTCAGTCCGCAATACCCTCGGGTAGCCTGGAATGCCGCCTTGACCTACGACATGATCTTTACCCAGCCGGTGGTATATGAATTTGAGCATGTGGAAGCGCCTACACTGCTGATCATCGGGCAGAGAGACCGTACTGCTTTGGGCAAAAACTGGGTGAGCGAAGAAGTAAAACAAACGCTGGGCAACTATCCGGCCTTGGGAAAAGCCACTGCTGAAAAAATTCCCAATGCACAGCTGGTAGAGCTAGATAATGTAGGGCATTTACCCCACATAGAAGCCTATGATAAGTTTATTGAGCCACTGATTTCCTTTTTGAATGAATAG
- a CDS encoding IlvD/Edd family dehydratase, producing MSENKKKLRSQEWFGKTDKMGFIYRSWMRNQGLPDHAFDGRPVIGICNTWSEYTPCNAHFREIAEHVKRGVLEAGGYPLEFPVMSLGETLLKPTAMLFRNLASMDAEESIRGNPMDGVILLAGCDKTTPSILMGAASVDLPAIVISGGPMLNGKYKGRDIGSGTSVWQFTDDVRAGRITQEEYYYAESCMSRSRGHCMTMGTASTMASMVEALGMGMPHNAAIPAVDARRKVLANMAGSRIVQMVKDDVKISDILTRKAFENAIVVNAAIGGSTNAIIHLLAIAGRVGVELNIDDFDKLGHDIPLLLNLMPSGKFLMEDFYYAGGLPAVIKELGSLIHLDALTVNGKTMGENTENAPCYDREVIAPLDKPFKERSGIAVLKGNLAVDGAVIKPSAATPKLLKHRGKAVVFESIEDYHARIDDPDLEIDENCVMVLKEVGPRGYPGMPEVGNMGLPKKILEKGIDDMVRISDGRMSGTAYGTVILHVSPESAIGGALALVQNGDIIEIDTEGRKLHLEVSDEELATRKEAWKAINLGYERGYAQLYINHVQQSHLGADFDFLRGKSGAEVKRDSH from the coding sequence ATGTCTGAAAATAAGAAGAAATTAAGAAGTCAGGAGTGGTTTGGTAAAACTGATAAGATGGGATTTATTTACCGCAGTTGGATGCGCAACCAGGGCTTACCCGACCACGCTTTTGACGGTAGACCAGTGATTGGCATCTGCAATACCTGGTCTGAATATACTCCTTGTAATGCCCACTTCCGGGAAATTGCTGAACATGTAAAAAGAGGTGTGCTAGAAGCTGGTGGATATCCCCTTGAGTTTCCGGTCATGTCCCTGGGCGAAACCTTGCTCAAGCCAACCGCTATGCTTTTTCGCAATCTGGCTAGTATGGATGCTGAAGAATCTATTCGTGGCAATCCTATGGATGGTGTGATTTTGCTGGCAGGCTGTGATAAAACGACCCCTTCTATCCTAATGGGTGCCGCCAGTGTAGATTTACCCGCTATTGTTATTTCAGGTGGACCGATGCTTAATGGAAAGTACAAAGGACGAGACATTGGCTCGGGTACTTCTGTATGGCAATTTACAGATGATGTCAGGGCAGGAAGAATTACCCAAGAAGAATACTATTATGCCGAAAGCTGCATGTCCCGCAGCCGTGGTCACTGTATGACGATGGGTACTGCCTCTACGATGGCTTCTATGGTAGAAGCGTTGGGTATGGGTATGCCTCACAATGCAGCCATTCCAGCAGTAGATGCCAGACGCAAAGTACTGGCAAATATGGCGGGTAGCCGGATCGTACAAATGGTAAAGGATGATGTCAAAATTTCTGATATCTTGACCCGGAAGGCCTTTGAAAACGCCATCGTTGTCAATGCTGCCATTGGTGGATCTACCAATGCCATCATTCATTTGCTGGCCATCGCCGGTCGGGTAGGTGTAGAACTGAATATTGATGATTTTGATAAACTAGGCCACGACATTCCTCTTCTGCTTAACCTGATGCCTTCCGGTAAATTTCTGATGGAAGATTTTTATTATGCCGGCGGCCTTCCTGCAGTTATCAAAGAACTGGGCAGTCTTATTCACCTGGATGCATTGACGGTGAATGGAAAAACAATGGGTGAGAATACAGAAAATGCTCCCTGTTATGACCGTGAAGTCATTGCTCCTTTGGACAAGCCTTTTAAAGAACGTTCCGGTATTGCTGTACTTAAAGGTAATCTGGCGGTAGATGGGGCTGTCATTAAACCTTCGGCTGCCACTCCTAAGCTCTTGAAACACAGAGGCAAAGCCGTAGTTTTTGAAAGCATTGAAGACTATCATGCACGCATAGATGATCCTGATCTGGAAATTGATGAAAACTGCGTCATGGTTTTGAAAGAAGTAGGCCCCAGAGGATATCCGGGCATGCCTGAAGTAGGTAATATGGGCTTACCTAAAAAAATACTGGAGAAAGGGATTGATGATATGGTCCGTATCTCGGATGGACGAATGAGTGGCACAGCATATGGTACTGTAATATTGCATGTGTCTCCTGAATCAGCGATTGGCGGTGCGCTTGCCCTGGTACAAAATGGGGATATCATTGAAATTGATACAGAAGGCAGAAAGTTACATCTCGAGGTCTCGGATGAAGAACTTGCTACACGCAAAGAAGCCTGGAAAGCGATTAACCTGGGTTATGAACGCGGTTATGCACAGCTCTATATCAATCATGTGCAACAGTCTCATCTGGGTGCTGACTTTGACTTTCTGAGAGGCAAATCAGGAGCTGAAGTGAAAAGAGATTCTCATTAA
- a CDS encoding aldehyde dehydrogenase (NADP(+)), translating into MQLNGKHIIAGNFSKNGNDTFQAVNPTSGKLLPIDFSEATHDEIEQAIQQAEVAFQHYRKVSGSQKAEFLEKIGEEIMALGDDLLKRCEEETGLPQGRLQGERARTVNQLKMFADLLREGSWVDARIDTAIPDRQPLPKADLRMMQIALGPVGVFGASNFPLAFSVAGGDAASALAAGCTIVVKAHPAHPGTSEMVGRAIMQAARACNLPKGVFSMVQGKTPYVSMAIVNHSLIKAIGFTGSFKVGKALFDAAAKREEPIPVYAEMGSINPVFVLPGALKEQSEKIAQGLVNSVTLGVGQFCTNPGVVFSMQSPESEEFATRSGELLQEISTGVMLTDKIREGYNEGVSKFSKVEGVKILGKSKSTSVHAPAIGHAFQTDARTFMQNPDLSEEVFGPSTIHVSAGTKEELLKLAVNLDGHLTATLQATEEDLENYQDLVEILERKVGRLIVNGFPTGVEVCPSMTHGGPFPATTDSRTTSVGTAAIHRFSRPVSYQNFPQFLLPDELKDDNPLGIWRLVNSERDRGTI; encoded by the coding sequence ATGCAACTTAACGGCAAACATATCATTGCTGGAAATTTTTCAAAGAATGGAAATGATACTTTTCAGGCAGTAAATCCAACCAGTGGTAAATTACTGCCCATTGACTTTAGTGAAGCTACTCATGACGAAATTGAACAGGCAATACAACAGGCTGAAGTAGCTTTTCAACACTATCGTAAAGTTTCGGGAAGCCAGAAAGCTGAATTTCTTGAGAAAATCGGAGAAGAAATTATGGCATTGGGAGATGACCTGCTCAAGCGCTGTGAGGAGGAGACTGGTCTTCCACAGGGACGACTACAGGGAGAACGGGCCCGTACTGTCAACCAATTAAAAATGTTTGCCGATCTGCTTCGTGAAGGTTCCTGGGTAGATGCCCGTATTGATACCGCTATTCCGGATCGTCAGCCGCTTCCCAAAGCGGATCTCCGTATGATGCAGATAGCTCTGGGCCCGGTAGGGGTATTTGGTGCCAGCAATTTTCCTCTTGCATTTTCTGTAGCAGGAGGAGATGCTGCTTCTGCACTTGCAGCAGGCTGCACCATTGTAGTGAAAGCCCATCCTGCGCATCCCGGCACCTCCGAAATGGTAGGCCGTGCCATCATGCAGGCTGCCAGAGCTTGTAACTTACCTAAAGGGGTATTCTCTATGGTACAAGGCAAAACACCTTATGTAAGCATGGCTATCGTCAATCATTCACTCATCAAAGCGATTGGCTTTACCGGATCTTTTAAGGTAGGAAAAGCGCTCTTTGATGCGGCCGCTAAAAGGGAAGAACCGATTCCGGTATATGCAGAAATGGGGAGTATTAATCCTGTGTTTGTCTTACCGGGTGCGCTGAAAGAGCAATCGGAAAAGATCGCACAAGGGTTGGTAAATTCAGTAACGCTGGGCGTTGGGCAGTTTTGCACCAATCCGGGAGTGGTATTTTCTATGCAATCTCCTGAAAGCGAAGAGTTTGCTACCAGAAGTGGAGAGCTTTTGCAAGAAATCAGTACCGGAGTGATGCTCACTGATAAAATCAGGGAAGGCTACAATGAAGGGGTTAGCAAGTTTAGTAAAGTTGAAGGAGTTAAGATACTGGGAAAAAGTAAATCTACCTCGGTACACGCTCCGGCGATCGGACATGCGTTTCAGACAGATGCCCGAACTTTTATGCAGAACCCAGACTTGTCAGAGGAAGTTTTTGGCCCTTCCACTATTCATGTGAGTGCCGGTACAAAAGAAGAACTGTTGAAACTCGCTGTTAACCTGGATGGGCACCTTACAGCCACATTGCAGGCGACAGAAGAAGATCTTGAAAACTACCAGGATCTGGTAGAAATACTGGAAAGAAAAGTGGGTAGGCTGATTGTCAATGGATTTCCCACAGGGGTGGAAGTATGTCCTTCCATGACCCATGGAGGACCTTTCCCGGCTACAACCGATTCCCGGACTACCTCAGTAGGAACAGCGGCAATCCATCGTTTTAGTCGCCCTGTAAGCTATCAGAATTTTCCTCAGTTTTTATTACCTGACGAACTCAAGGATGATAATCCTTTGGGAATCTGGAGACTGGTAAATTCTGAAAGAGATCGCGGCACTATCTAG
- a CDS encoding PAS domain S-box protein — translation MKELERMADLKTYQILDTLSEEEYDEITRIVAQICETPVSLISLLDEKRQWFKSHFGLHITETPKQYSFCVHAIHHTDDVFIIPDARQDPRFRNNPLVTGEPYIIFYAGVPLISPQGFPLGTLCAIDHQPRKLDKKQVSALQTLAKQVVKLFELRKSNVKLHQSEERYRVLMENSVDMVFLLDEKGRIIEGNQAACSRLNYSSKEITQLYIADIDIIEAKDTLIKHRKKRDKMLRFETVFKHKDGIQIPVECDYIHFIQADEKYIYCIARDITERKYAEKVIKESEEQYKFLAENTSDVVLLINAQDNFVYLSQNIEELTGYKEAELKKPDFYKNILLDHSSIVQSIVSEIKSGKERITVEYAIKKKSGEVIWVQSRIKVILNEQWERSHLLISSNDITERKNAEQALKISEEKFRLLFENMNAAFALHKIVTNEKGLAVDYTFIEVNPYFEKLLGLKRETVINKNVMEVLPDTELYWIEIYGKVALTGEPLEYTNYAKGFDRYFETKVYSPQHEYFAVTFTDITEKIKAQKALKESKERYKNFIDSVTEGVYRFDLKEPMDIKMSVEAQIQYLYANAFLAECNQELLKMYACAEEYEILGKSLAEIHGGDKIPENIKAVRAFIMSGYKTVQEETFEPDKQGVFHHYANNTIGMLNDQGCLTHFWGTQADISKIKAYEKELILAKEKAEEKERLLQEKHEEIGRQNEVYQATNRELAESNRKSMNINKELQKANEELDNFVYRVSHDLRSPIASCLALVDLCLQEKNPRQLEEYLRMQEKSLQKQDKFIYDILNYSRNTRHEVEPEVINIKMMIEEMVNLSSHDYRNTNCSLEIKGNTKIVCDEMRLQIILNNLISNAFKYSMYAEHPVVIIRLEVTPTELKIEIKDNGIGIPNESQSKIFSMFYRATTRSSGSGLGLYIVKEALDKLKGCIKVASEVGQGTTFTVSLPNHSHRCVTKKV, via the coding sequence ATGAAAGAGTTGGAAAGAATGGCAGATCTCAAAACTTATCAGATTCTTGATACCCTGTCAGAAGAAGAATATGATGAAATTACCCGGATTGTTGCTCAAATATGCGAAACGCCAGTTTCTCTTATCTCCCTGCTTGATGAGAAAAGACAATGGTTTAAATCACACTTTGGATTACATATCACAGAAACACCCAAACAATATTCATTTTGTGTTCACGCTATTCATCACACGGATGATGTTTTTATCATTCCTGATGCAAGGCAAGATCCCCGGTTCAGAAACAATCCTCTTGTTACCGGTGAACCTTATATAATCTTTTATGCTGGTGTACCATTGATAAGTCCCCAGGGATTTCCATTGGGTACATTGTGCGCTATTGATCACCAGCCCAGGAAATTGGATAAGAAGCAAGTCAGTGCTCTTCAGACATTGGCTAAACAGGTGGTAAAGCTTTTTGAACTGAGAAAAAGTAATGTCAAGCTACATCAGAGTGAGGAGCGTTATCGGGTATTGATGGAAAATAGCGTAGACATGGTTTTTCTGCTTGATGAAAAAGGAAGGATCATAGAAGGCAATCAGGCTGCTTGTAGCAGGTTAAATTATTCATCAAAGGAAATAACTCAGCTTTATATCGCGGATATTGATATCATTGAAGCAAAAGATACATTGATAAAACACCGGAAAAAGAGGGATAAAATGCTGCGCTTTGAAACTGTTTTCAAACACAAAGATGGTATACAAATCCCGGTTGAATGCGATTATATACATTTTATACAAGCCGATGAAAAATATATTTATTGTATCGCAAGAGATATTACAGAAAGAAAATATGCTGAAAAAGTAATTAAAGAAAGTGAAGAACAATACAAGTTTCTTGCTGAGAACACTTCAGATGTTGTCTTATTGATCAATGCTCAGGATAATTTTGTCTATCTATCTCAAAATATTGAGGAGCTAACCGGATATAAAGAAGCAGAATTGAAAAAGCCTGACTTTTACAAAAACATTTTATTGGATCACAGTAGTATTGTCCAAAGCATTGTAAGTGAAATCAAAAGCGGCAAAGAGAGAATTACCGTGGAATATGCCATAAAAAAGAAATCCGGTGAAGTCATTTGGGTACAAAGTAGAATTAAAGTAATCCTTAATGAACAATGGGAGAGGAGTCACCTGCTTATTTCCTCAAACGACATTACAGAAAGAAAAAATGCTGAGCAGGCGCTCAAAATAAGTGAAGAAAAATTTCGGCTGCTATTTGAAAATATGAATGCTGCTTTTGCCTTGCATAAGATTGTCACCAATGAAAAAGGACTGGCAGTAGATTATACTTTCATAGAGGTTAATCCTTACTTTGAAAAATTACTGGGACTCAAACGAGAGACTGTAATCAATAAAAATGTAATGGAAGTGCTTCCTGATACAGAATTGTATTGGATAGAAATCTATGGCAAGGTGGCATTAACAGGTGAGCCCCTGGAATATACCAACTATGCAAAAGGATTTGATCGCTATTTTGAAACTAAAGTGTACTCCCCGCAGCACGAATATTTTGCCGTTACCTTTACTGATATCACAGAAAAAATCAAGGCGCAGAAAGCACTCAAAGAAAGTAAAGAAAGATACAAAAACTTTATAGATTCAGTGACGGAAGGCGTATATCGCTTTGATTTGAAGGAACCTATGGATATCAAAATGTCTGTAGAGGCACAAATTCAGTATTTATATGCCAATGCTTTTCTGGCAGAATGTAATCAGGAGTTATTAAAAATGTATGCATGTGCCGAAGAGTATGAAATTCTGGGCAAGTCTTTGGCAGAAATACATGGAGGAGATAAGATTCCTGAAAATATAAAAGCAGTAAGGGCATTTATCATGTCTGGTTATAAGACAGTGCAGGAAGAAACGTTTGAGCCAGACAAACAAGGTGTATTTCATCACTATGCCAACAACACAATAGGCATGTTGAACGATCAGGGCTGTCTCACACATTTTTGGGGTACGCAGGCAGATATCAGTAAAATAAAAGCTTATGAAAAAGAATTGATTCTTGCCAAGGAAAAAGCAGAGGAAAAAGAAAGACTTCTTCAGGAAAAGCATGAAGAAATAGGCCGACAAAATGAAGTGTATCAGGCCACCAACCGTGAACTCGCAGAGAGTAATCGTAAGAGTATGAATATCAACAAAGAGTTACAAAAAGCAAATGAGGAGCTTGATAACTTCGTCTACCGGGTATCACATGACCTCCGTTCACCCATTGCTTCCTGTCTGGCCCTTGTTGACCTTTGCCTGCAGGAGAAAAATCCCCGTCAACTAGAAGAGTATCTGAGGATGCAGGAAAAAAGTCTGCAAAAACAAGACAAGTTTATTTATGATATTTTGAATTATTCGCGTAATACCCGTCATGAGGTAGAACCAGAAGTGATCAATATCAAGATGATGATTGAAGAAATGGTCAATTTAAGTAGCCATGATTATAGAAATACTAATTGTAGTCTGGAAATCAAGGGAAATACAAAAATTGTTTGTGATGAAATGCGTTTGCAAATCATTCTTAATAACCTCATTTCCAATGCATTCAAGTATAGTATGTATGCTGAGCATCCCGTGGTGATTATCAGGTTGGAAGTGACGCCTACCGAGTTGAAAATAGAGATAAAAGACAACGGTATAGGGATACCCAATGAAAGCCAGTCTAAAATCTTCAGCATGTTCTACAGGGCCACTACCAGAAGTTCAGGATCAGGGCTGGGTTTGTATATTGTAAAGGAAGCATTGGATAAGCTAAAGGGATGCATTAAGGTAGCATCTGAAGTTGGCCAGGGCACTACTTTTACAGTTAGTCTACCAAACCATTCCCATCGTTGTGTGACAAAGAAAGTATGA
- a CDS encoding ferritin-like domain-containing protein, with protein MTIFNVLDRLNKKDLEIDQLASRREVFNKLGNLGKKLALGSVPVGLAAVTSSKAYASSEKIANVLNFALLLEYLEAEFYVLGLDSGVIPAGSDAEKIYMQISKHETAHVEFLKSAINSIGGDPIEKPGFDFTVGGAFDTFGNYDVFLILSQAFEDTGVRAYKGQAANLIDSNDILTAALQIHSVEARHASEVRRLRSGQKGWVTQDGVWEGMPSEVRAVYAGEDNTVQGGLELTAITDIDADAITEAYDEPLSKEEVTAIASLFLV; from the coding sequence ATGACTATTTTTAATGTATTAGACCGATTAAACAAGAAAGATTTAGAGATTGATCAACTCGCTTCCAGACGTGAAGTATTCAATAAACTGGGTAATCTGGGGAAAAAATTAGCTTTGGGTTCAGTACCGGTTGGTTTAGCCGCTGTTACATCCAGCAAGGCTTATGCCTCCTCCGAGAAAATTGCAAATGTGCTCAATTTTGCGTTGCTACTGGAATATCTGGAGGCAGAGTTTTATGTCTTAGGACTGGATTCAGGCGTTATACCTGCCGGTTCTGATGCGGAGAAAATTTATATGCAGATCAGTAAGCACGAAACTGCGCATGTGGAGTTTCTGAAATCAGCAATCAATAGTATAGGAGGTGATCCTATAGAAAAGCCGGGTTTTGACTTTACCGTTGGCGGGGCTTTCGACACCTTCGGTAACTACGATGTATTTCTGATCCTTTCGCAGGCTTTTGAGGATACCGGTGTTCGTGCTTACAAAGGGCAGGCGGCCAACCTGATTGATAGCAATGATATACTGACAGCTGCGCTACAGATTCATTCGGTAGAAGCCCGACATGCCTCAGAAGTCAGGAGACTACGCAGCGGACAGAAGGGCTGGGTCACCCAGGATGGAGTCTGGGAAGGTATGCCGTCGGAAGTGAGGGCGGTTTATGCAGGAGAAGATAATACTGTGCAGGGAGGACTTGAGCTTACAGCGATTACTGATATTGATGCTGATGCGATTACCGAAGCTTATGATGAGCCACTGAGCAAAGAAGAAGTAACAGCCATTGCCAGTTTGTTTTTAGTCTGA
- a CDS encoding asparagine synthetase B has protein sequence MKVLLIVFLSLASGLSSFASTLLIPMDESQTNHLKAYGIVYWTLEQEVPVDWLLNYRGGSFMCRYDQSLENELVVRGVSYEVISDAEADQITSEIASPSSNQDLMRLEQYPKVAVYSPKTANPWDDAVMLALDYAEIPYEIVFDDEVLMGELPKYDWLHLHHEDFTGQYSKFYVAFHMYSWYQEKQREYEETARKHGFTKVSEMKMAVTQKISEFVSGGGFMFAMCLATDTYDIALAASGLDIVGEVYDGDGIDPNAQEKLDYSKTFAFQDFNIVKNPWEIEFSDIDINLSERNVGQENDYFQLFEFSAKWDPIPTMLTQNHERNIKGFLGATTAFRKSLIRSEAVIMGENRTDQEVKYLHGVFGKGFWTFYGGHDPEDYQHNIGEPPTDLNLYPNSPGYRLILNNVLFPAAKKKKQKT, from the coding sequence ATGAAGGTTTTGTTAATTGTTTTCCTGTCTTTAGCCTCTGGGCTGTCTTCTTTTGCTTCTACCTTACTTATTCCTATGGATGAGAGCCAGACCAATCATTTGAAAGCTTATGGAATAGTTTACTGGACATTGGAACAGGAAGTACCGGTGGACTGGCTGTTGAATTACCGGGGTGGAAGCTTTATGTGCCGCTACGATCAGAGCCTGGAAAATGAGCTAGTCGTTCGGGGAGTGAGTTATGAGGTGATTTCTGATGCGGAAGCAGATCAGATAACTTCAGAAATTGCGAGCCCTTCTTCTAATCAGGATTTAATGCGCCTTGAGCAGTATCCAAAGGTTGCTGTTTACTCTCCCAAGACTGCCAACCCCTGGGATGATGCTGTCATGCTGGCGCTGGATTATGCTGAGATTCCTTACGAAATCGTTTTTGATGATGAAGTATTGATGGGTGAATTGCCCAAATATGACTGGCTTCATCTTCATCATGAAGATTTTACCGGACAATACAGTAAATTTTACGTGGCATTTCATATGTATAGCTGGTATCAGGAGAAGCAACGGGAATATGAAGAGACTGCCCGCAAGCATGGCTTTACCAAGGTATCCGAAATGAAGATGGCGGTGACTCAGAAAATCAGTGAGTTTGTCTCAGGCGGCGGTTTTATGTTTGCCATGTGCCTGGCAACGGACACTTATGATATTGCACTTGCAGCTAGTGGTCTGGACATTGTAGGAGAGGTATATGATGGTGATGGCATTGATCCAAATGCTCAGGAGAAACTGGATTATAGTAAAACTTTTGCTTTTCAGGACTTTAATATCGTTAAAAACCCCTGGGAGATTGAGTTCTCAGACATAGATATCAATTTGAGTGAGCGCAATGTAGGGCAGGAGAATGATTACTTTCAGTTGTTTGAGTTTTCTGCCAAATGGGACCCTATTCCTACCATGCTTACACAAAATCATGAGCGTAATATTAAGGGTTTTCTGGGAGCTACGACTGCTTTTCGCAAAAGCCTGATCCGTTCTGAAGCTGTCATTATGGGAGAAAACCGTACCGACCAGGAAGTAAAATATTTGCATGGCGTGTTTGGCAAAGGCTTCTGGACATTTTACGGAGGCCACGATCCCGAGGATTATCAGCATAACATCGGGGAGCCGCCTACCGATCTAAATCTCTACCCGAATTCTCCCGGCTACCGTCTGATACTCAACAATGTACTCTTCCCTGCTGCCAAAAAGAAGAAACAAAAAACCTGA